The Victivallis sp. Marseille-Q1083 DNA window GCGTTTTCAACAACTGCTGCAGCAAACTGCGTTCCTGGGTCCGCCGCCACTGCAGTTGGGCGCCGAGGGCGATCAACAGCCAGGAACCGGCGAACAGCAAGCCGAGATAAAAGACCTGGGTGATGCCGTTGCGCCGGTAATCGATGCCGATCATCGTCAGGATGGCCAGGCAGAAAAACAAGGCCAGGAAACGCAGTGACCAGGCGATCACCCGCACCCGGGAGTTCGGCAGCCTGGCGGCGAGGATTTCCCGCTTCAGCGCCGCGGTTTCTTTTTCGTTCAACAACATGATCGCTCTCTTTCTTCAATTCAGGGGTTTGTCAATGAAATTCGGCGCGCAGACTCGAAAAAGTGCCGTTCTCAATGGCGAATCTGATGCGCCGCATCAGGTTGATAAAATAATGCACATTGTGCAAAGTCACCAGCCGGATGCCGAGAATTTCCCCGACATTCATCAAATGCCGGATGTAAGCGCGGGTGAAATTGCGGCAGGCGTAGCAATCGCACTGTTCGTCGATCGGCGCGAAGTCCCTGGCGTAGCGTCCGGCTTTGATCGGCAGAGTGCTGCCGTCGCGGAGAAAGGCGCTGCCGTGGCGTCCCAGCCGGGTCGGCATCACGCAGTCGAACATGTCGACGCCGCGGGCGACCGCTTCGACGATCTGCTTCGGCGTCCCGACGCCCATCAGGTAGTGCGGCTTGTCCTCCGGCAGTTCCGGCACGGTCCAGTCCAGGCATTCGAACATCGTCTCTTCGGTCTCGCCGACGCTGAGCCCGCCGATGGCATAGCCGTCGAAATCCATCTTGGCCAGTTCGGCGGCGGCGTGCCGGCGCAAATCGCGGAACATCGACCCCTGGACGATGCCGAAGAGCATTTGGCCCGGCTTGAGTTCCTGCTCCCGGCTGATCCGCTCCCAGCGCAGGGTCTGCGTCAGCGACTTTTCCGCCTGTTCGTAGGTGGCCGGGTAGGGGGTGCATTCGTCGAAGGCCATGACGATGTCGGATCCCAGCGTCCGCTGGATCGCCATCGATTCGCGCGGTCCGAGGAAAAAGCGGGTGCCGTCGATATGTGAAGCGAAGCGGACGCCGTCCGGTTCGATTTTGCGCAGCTTGGCCAGACTGAAAACTTGAAAGCCGCCGGAATCGGTCAGGATCGGCCGCCGCCAGTTGGCGAAATCATGCAGCCCGCCGGCCAGCTCCATGATTTCCATGCCCGGTTTTAAAAACAGATGGTAGGTATTGCCGAGGATGATTTCGGCGCCCAGCTCTTCCAGTTCGGCCGGCGACAGCGCCTTGACGCTGCCCCGGGTGCCGACCGGCATGAAGATCGGCGTATTGACGATACCGTGGGCGGTTTGCAGCCGTCCCCGGCGGGCGCGGGTTTCCGGATCGCGTGCGGTGATGACGAAACTCATGAAAAACTTTCCGCGTTAAAGGGTGACGAACATGCCGTGATACAGCGTTTTCACTGCCTCGCTCCTGCCGAGTTCCGCGGCGATTCTGGCGGCGAAGGCGAAGGTCGCGCCCGGTCCTCTGCCGGTGATGATGCGGCCGTCGACTTCGGTGGGTTTGCCGGTCGGCTTGCCGCCGGAAAAGTATTCCTCGAAACCGGGGTAGGCGGTGAATGTCC harbors:
- the tgt gene encoding tRNA guanosine(34) transglycosylase Tgt, with product MSFVITARDPETRARRGRLQTAHGIVNTPIFMPVGTRGSVKALSPAELEELGAEIILGNTYHLFLKPGMEIMELAGGLHDFANWRRPILTDSGGFQVFSLAKLRKIEPDGVRFASHIDGTRFFLGPRESMAIQRTLGSDIVMAFDECTPYPATYEQAEKSLTQTLRWERISREQELKPGQMLFGIVQGSMFRDLRRHAAAELAKMDFDGYAIGGLSVGETEETMFECLDWTVPELPEDKPHYLMGVGTPKQIVEAVARGVDMFDCVMPTRLGRHGSAFLRDGSTLPIKAGRYARDFAPIDEQCDCYACRNFTRAYIRHLMNVGEILGIRLVTLHNVHYFINLMRRIRFAIENGTFSSLRAEFH